In the Thauera sedimentorum genome, one interval contains:
- the iscR gene encoding Fe-S cluster assembly transcriptional regulator IscR, producing MRLTTKGRFAVTAMIDLASRQTDGPVTLAGIAERQSISLSYLEQLFGKLRRYKLVSSVRGPGGGYRLARDMKDITVADIIVAVDEPLDATQCGGKQNCHDEHVCLTHDLWTNLNKRMYEYLASVTLSALVHREVKAEPDVSIIVDVRRRAMTSLREAMSA from the coding sequence ATGAGACTGACCACCAAGGGACGATTTGCCGTGACGGCGATGATCGATCTGGCCTCGCGGCAGACCGACGGACCGGTCACCCTGGCCGGCATTGCCGAACGCCAGAGCATTTCCCTGTCCTACCTCGAGCAGCTGTTCGGCAAGCTGCGCCGCTACAAGCTGGTCAGCAGCGTGCGCGGCCCCGGCGGCGGCTACCGCCTGGCGCGTGACATGAAGGACATCACCGTGGCCGACATCATCGTCGCGGTCGACGAGCCGCTCGATGCCACCCAGTGCGGCGGCAAGCAGAACTGCCACGACGAGCACGTCTGTCTGACGCACGACCTGTGGACCAACCTCAACAAGCGCATGTACGAATACCTGGCGTCGGTGACGCTTTCCGCGCTGGTGCATCGCGAGGTGAAGGCCGAGCCCGACGTCAGCATCATCGTCGACGTGCGCCGCCGCGCGATGACCTCGCTGCGCGAGGCCATGTCCGCCTGA
- a CDS encoding RNA methyltransferase, translating to MNSALALDRVHIVLSRTSHPGNIGAAARAMKTMGLSQLWLVAPQEHPSREAWARASGAIDVLDAAHVVPTLQEALAGTVLSAAVTARRRELSLPRMHAREAAVELLQHTAAGEVALVFGNETSGLTNEEVALCGMPVSIPANPDYSSLNLGAAVQLLCYELRMSALAPQPPSDPLPQLATHDEVEGFFAHLERASTQSGFHDPANPKRLLPRLRRMFGRTRLEREEVSILRGLLTSFERKVD from the coding sequence ATGAACAGCGCCCTCGCGCTCGACCGCGTCCACATCGTACTTTCCCGCACATCCCACCCGGGCAACATCGGCGCCGCCGCGCGCGCCATGAAAACCATGGGATTGTCGCAACTGTGGCTGGTGGCGCCGCAGGAACACCCCAGCCGTGAGGCCTGGGCGCGTGCGTCCGGCGCGATCGACGTGCTCGACGCCGCCCATGTGGTGCCCACCCTGCAGGAGGCGCTGGCCGGCACCGTGCTCTCCGCTGCGGTCACCGCCCGTCGCCGCGAGCTGTCGCTGCCGCGCATGCATGCCCGCGAGGCGGCCGTGGAGTTGCTGCAGCACACCGCGGCGGGCGAGGTGGCGCTGGTGTTCGGCAACGAGACCAGCGGGCTGACCAATGAAGAGGTCGCCCTGTGCGGGATGCCGGTGAGCATCCCCGCCAATCCCGACTACTCCTCGCTCAACCTGGGCGCGGCGGTCCAGCTGCTGTGCTACGAACTGCGCATGAGCGCACTGGCCCCGCAGCCGCCTTCCGACCCGCTGCCCCAGCTTGCCACGCACGACGAGGTCGAGGGCTTCTTCGCGCATCTTGAGCGCGCCAGCACGCAGAGCGGCTTTCACGACCCGGCCAACCCCAAGCGCCTCCTGCCGCGCCTGCGCCGCATGTTCGGGCGCACCCGGCTGGAGCGCGAGGAGGTGAGCATCCTGCGTGGTCTGCTCACTAGCTTTGAGCGCAAAGTTGATTAA
- a CDS encoding CBS domain-containing protein — protein sequence MLQSLLVKDYMIGDHLAFKPQTNVLDAIHKLLHHQLSGAPVADDAGQLVGFLSEKDCLRIALNSSYFDGRGGLVQDYMARDVLSLQGDANLVDAIELFISRPYRCLPVVDGKRLIGQISRRDVLRAMEKLRR from the coding sequence ATGCTGCAGTCGCTGCTCGTCAAGGACTACATGATCGGAGATCACCTCGCCTTCAAACCGCAGACCAATGTGCTCGATGCCATCCACAAACTGTTGCACCACCAGCTGAGCGGCGCGCCGGTCGCCGACGATGCCGGCCAGTTGGTGGGCTTCCTCTCGGAGAAGGACTGCCTGCGCATCGCGCTGAACTCGTCCTACTTCGACGGCCGCGGCGGGTTGGTGCAGGACTACATGGCGCGCGACGTCCTGTCGCTGCAAGGGGATGCCAATCTCGTTGACGCCATCGAACTGTTCATCTCCCGCCCCTACCGCTGCCTGCCGGTGGTCGACGGCAAGCGCCTGATCGGCCAGATCTCCCGCCGCGACGTGTTGCGCGCGATGGAGAAGCTGCGCCGCTGA
- a CDS encoding IscS subfamily cysteine desulfurase produces the protein MLKFPIYLDYSATTPVDPRVAEKMIPWLTEHFGNPASRSHAYGWEAEKAVEDARAQVAALVNADAKEIIWTSGATESNNLAIKGAAHFNQGKGKHIITLKTEHKAVLDTVRELEREGFEATYLDVQENGLIDLDVLRAAIRPDTTVVSVMFVNNEIGVIQPIAEIGELCREKGVVFHVDAAQATGKVDIDLSVLKVDLMSFSAHKTYGPKGVGALYVRRKPRVRLEAQMHGGGHERGLRSGTLATHQIVGMGEAFRIAREDMVEENKRIRALRDKLLKGLQDIEATYVNGDLEHRVPHNLNISFAYVEGESLIMAIKDVAVSSGSACTSASLEPSYVLRALGRNDELAHSSIRFTIGRFTTEEEVDYTIALLHKKIGKLRELSPLWEMVQEGVDLDTVQWAAH, from the coding sequence ATGCTCAAGTTTCCGATCTACCTCGACTACTCGGCGACCACCCCGGTGGATCCGCGCGTGGCCGAGAAGATGATTCCCTGGCTCACCGAGCACTTCGGCAACCCTGCCAGCCGCTCGCACGCCTATGGCTGGGAAGCCGAGAAGGCGGTGGAAGATGCGCGCGCCCAGGTTGCCGCGCTGGTCAATGCCGACGCCAAGGAGATCATCTGGACCTCCGGCGCCACCGAATCGAACAACCTCGCGATCAAGGGTGCGGCCCACTTCAACCAGGGCAAGGGCAAGCACATCATCACGCTGAAGACCGAGCACAAGGCGGTGCTCGACACCGTGCGCGAACTCGAACGCGAGGGTTTCGAGGCCACCTATCTCGACGTGCAGGAGAACGGCCTGATCGATCTCGACGTGCTGCGCGCCGCGATCCGCCCGGACACCACGGTGGTGTCGGTGATGTTCGTGAACAACGAGATCGGCGTGATCCAGCCGATCGCCGAGATCGGCGAGCTGTGCCGCGAGAAGGGCGTCGTCTTCCATGTGGATGCGGCGCAGGCCACCGGCAAGGTGGATATCGACCTGTCCGTGCTGAAGGTGGACCTGATGTCCTTCTCGGCGCACAAGACCTACGGCCCCAAGGGCGTCGGCGCCCTGTACGTGCGCCGCAAGCCGCGGGTGCGCCTGGAAGCGCAGATGCACGGCGGCGGCCACGAGCGCGGCCTGCGCTCGGGCACCCTGGCCACGCACCAGATCGTCGGCATGGGCGAGGCCTTCCGCATCGCCCGCGAGGACATGGTGGAAGAGAACAAGCGCATCCGTGCCCTGCGCGACAAGCTGCTCAAGGGCCTGCAGGACATCGAGGCGACCTATGTGAACGGCGACCTGGAGCACCGCGTCCCGCACAACCTGAACATCTCCTTCGCCTACGTGGAAGGCGAGTCGCTGATCATGGCGATCAAGGACGTGGCGGTGTCCAGCGGTTCGGCCTGCACCTCGGCCAGCCTGGAGCCGTCCTACGTGCTGCGCGCGCTGGGGCGCAACGACGAGCTGGCGCACAGCTCGATCCGCTTCACCATCGGCCGCTTCACCACCGAAGAAGAAGTCGACTACACCATTGCCCTGCTGCACAAGAAGATCGGCAAACTGCGCGAACTCTCCCCGCTGTGGGAGATGGTGCAGGAAGGCGTCGATCTCGACACCGTGCAGTGGGCCGCGCACTGA
- a CDS encoding acyl carrier protein, with translation MEDIRAAVLATLGAIVPDLDPRDIRAERPLRTQLDLDSMDWLNVIVGLHERLGVAIPETDYGRLGSLDEIVGYLDGRLARERRE, from the coding sequence ATGGAAGACATACGCGCTGCCGTGCTTGCGACTCTTGGGGCCATCGTGCCGGACCTCGATCCGCGCGACATCCGGGCGGAGCGCCCCTTGCGCACCCAGCTCGATCTCGATTCCATGGACTGGCTGAACGTGATCGTCGGCTTGCACGAGCGGCTCGGTGTGGCCATTCCCGAGACCGACTACGGGCGGCTGGGGAGCCTGGACGAGATCGTCGGCTACCTGGACGGCCGACTGGCGCGCGAGCGCCGGGAGTAA
- the nqrM gene encoding (Na+)-NQR maturation NqrM, producing MTIFILTFIIVAILVAGMAIGVIAGRNPIGGSCGGLGRVGLECEAGCEKPCPKRLARMQAQEEAEANNN from the coding sequence ATGACGATTTTCATCCTCACCTTCATCATCGTTGCCATCCTGGTGGCCGGCATGGCCATCGGCGTGATCGCCGGCCGTAACCCGATCGGCGGCAGCTGCGGCGGGCTGGGGCGCGTGGGGCTGGAGTGCGAGGCCGGCTGCGAGAAGCCATGCCCGAAGCGGCTCGCGCGCATGCAAGCCCAGGAAGAAGCCGAAGCGAACAACAACTGA
- a CDS encoding GNAT family N-acetyltransferase: protein MADYPADLERVRTLFDGSQVTIRPIRREDAPMEQDFVRHLSPDSRHARFMGTLNELPASKLKYLTDIDYERHLALVAVVRRNGCEVEIGVARYVVGPDADSCEFAIAVDDAWQGSGVAGVLMLELMEAARRRGLRLMEGFVLATNHKMLKFARQLGFDARRAADDPNTIHVWRSLQPDRPGP, encoded by the coding sequence ATGGCTGACTACCCCGCCGATCTGGAGCGCGTTCGCACCCTGTTCGATGGCAGCCAGGTAACGATCCGTCCGATCCGCCGCGAGGATGCGCCGATGGAGCAGGACTTCGTGCGCCACCTGTCGCCCGACTCGCGCCATGCGCGCTTCATGGGCACGCTGAACGAACTGCCCGCCAGCAAGCTGAAGTATCTGACCGATATCGACTACGAACGCCATCTGGCGCTGGTGGCGGTGGTCCGGCGCAACGGATGCGAGGTCGAGATCGGCGTCGCCCGCTATGTGGTCGGCCCGGATGCCGACAGCTGCGAGTTCGCGATCGCGGTGGATGATGCCTGGCAGGGCAGCGGCGTCGCAGGTGTGCTGATGCTCGAACTGATGGAGGCCGCACGACGGCGCGGGCTGAGGCTGATGGAAGGCTTTGTGCTGGCCACCAACCACAAGATGCTCAAGTTCGCCCGCCAACTGGGCTTCGACGCCCGGCGGGCGGCCGACGATCCCAACACGATCCACGTGTGGCGCAGCCTGCAGCCTGACCGGCCTGGGCCGTGA
- the mutS gene encoding DNA mismatch repair protein MutS, translating to MKSELSAVSQAAQALEAHTPMMQQYLRLKAQHPDTLLFYRMGDFYELFFEDAEKAARLLDITLTTRGQSAGTPIKMAGVPFHAVEQYLARLVKLGESVVIAEQVGEPGATKGPMERAVSRIVTPGTLTDAALLDDRSDSLLMAVNLHRGTLGLAWLNLANGDLRIMQCPSEALQTQFERLRPAEVLAPDGLALPLLQQLAPVLRKLADWQFDGETGERLLTGHFGTRDLVGFGVEDMPVALGAAAALFDYAKATQRQSLEHVTGLRVERETEYLRLDAATRRNLEITETLRGEPAPTLLSLLDHCATSMGSRWLRHALHHPLRDRFEAARRHGAIGELLGEGDGRVLGSLRSALRGIADVDRITARVALRSARPRDLAALRDSLARLPELHGALGTPADELLGTLRAQLDIPVDILDLLIRAVAPEPAAALRDGGVIAPGFDSDLDELRGIQSNCGEFLMALEARERERSGIANLKVEFNKVHGFYIEVSRANAEKVPDDYRRRQTLKNAERYITPELKAFEDKALSAQERALAREKLLYDELLETLAAQIPALQRIARALALLDGLAALGEAALRYGYVQPRFSDQPGLEIAGGRHPVVERQVENFIANDCVLAPTRRMLMITGPNMGGKSTFMRQVALICLLAHVGSFVPAAAARIGPLDGIFTRIGASDDLASGRSTFMVEMTEASAILHGATEHSLVLMDEIGRGTSTFDGLALAFAIARQLLEKNRCLTLFSTHYFELTRLNADYPECANVHLDAVEHAHRIVFLHALEEGPASQSYGIEVAALAGIPAAVIRDAKRRLRALENREITGGPQADLFAALPDNDPEPPSHPVLTELADIDPDALSPREALERLYQLKRLVS from the coding sequence ATGAAGAGCGAATTGTCCGCCGTTTCCCAGGCCGCCCAGGCGCTGGAAGCCCATACCCCCATGATGCAGCAGTACCTGCGCCTCAAGGCGCAGCACCCGGACACGCTGCTGTTCTACCGCATGGGCGACTTCTACGAGCTGTTCTTCGAGGACGCCGAGAAGGCCGCGCGCCTGCTCGACATCACGCTGACCACGCGCGGGCAGTCGGCCGGCACGCCGATCAAGATGGCCGGGGTGCCCTTCCACGCGGTGGAGCAGTACCTGGCGCGCCTGGTGAAGCTGGGCGAATCGGTGGTGATTGCCGAGCAGGTGGGCGAACCGGGTGCGACCAAGGGGCCGATGGAGCGTGCGGTGAGCCGCATCGTCACCCCCGGCACGCTTACAGACGCCGCGCTGCTCGACGACCGCAGCGATTCGTTGCTGATGGCGGTGAATCTGCACCGCGGCACCCTGGGCCTGGCCTGGCTGAATCTGGCCAACGGCGACCTGCGCATCATGCAGTGCCCGAGCGAGGCGCTGCAGACTCAATTCGAGCGCTTGCGTCCGGCCGAGGTGCTGGCACCCGACGGCCTTGCCCTGCCCTTGCTGCAGCAGCTTGCCCCGGTGCTGCGCAAGCTGGCCGACTGGCAGTTCGACGGTGAGACCGGCGAACGCCTGCTGACCGGGCATTTCGGCACCCGCGACCTGGTCGGATTCGGCGTCGAGGACATGCCGGTGGCGCTGGGCGCGGCGGCGGCACTGTTCGACTACGCCAAGGCCACCCAGCGCCAGAGCCTGGAGCATGTCACCGGCCTGCGCGTGGAGCGCGAGACCGAGTACCTGCGACTGGACGCGGCCACCCGGCGCAATCTGGAGATCACCGAAACCCTGCGCGGCGAACCGGCCCCCACCCTGCTCTCGCTGCTCGACCACTGCGCCACCAGCATGGGCTCGCGCTGGCTGCGCCACGCCCTGCACCACCCGTTGCGCGACCGCTTCGAGGCGGCCCGCCGCCACGGCGCGATTGGCGAGCTGCTGGGCGAAGGCGACGGCCGCGTGCTGGGCAGCCTGCGCAGTGCGCTGCGTGGCATTGCCGACGTGGACCGCATCACCGCCCGCGTGGCCTTGCGCTCCGCCCGCCCGCGCGACCTGGCCGCGCTACGCGACAGCCTCGCCCGCCTGCCGGAACTGCACGGGGCGCTCGGCACGCCGGCCGATGAACTGCTCGGCACGCTGCGTGCGCAGCTCGACATCCCGGTCGACATCCTCGATCTGCTGATCCGCGCGGTAGCGCCCGAGCCGGCTGCGGCCTTGCGCGACGGCGGGGTGATCGCCCCTGGCTTCGATAGCGACCTGGACGAGCTGCGCGGCATCCAGAGCAATTGCGGCGAGTTCCTGATGGCGCTGGAAGCGCGCGAGCGCGAGCGCAGCGGCATCGCCAACCTGAAGGTCGAGTTCAACAAGGTGCACGGCTTCTACATCGAAGTGAGCCGTGCCAACGCCGAAAAGGTGCCGGACGACTACCGCCGCCGCCAGACGCTGAAGAACGCCGAGCGCTACATCACGCCTGAACTGAAGGCCTTCGAGGACAAGGCACTGTCCGCCCAGGAGCGCGCGCTGGCGCGCGAGAAGCTGCTCTACGACGAGCTGCTGGAGACGCTCGCCGCGCAGATACCGGCGCTGCAGCGCATCGCCCGCGCGCTGGCGCTGCTCGATGGCCTGGCTGCGCTGGGCGAAGCGGCGCTGCGCTACGGCTATGTGCAGCCGCGCTTCTCCGACCAGCCCGGGCTGGAGATCGCCGGCGGACGCCACCCGGTGGTCGAGCGCCAGGTGGAGAACTTCATCGCCAACGACTGCGTGCTGGCGCCCACCCGCCGCATGCTGATGATCACCGGCCCCAACATGGGCGGTAAATCCACCTTCATGCGCCAGGTGGCGCTGATCTGCCTGCTCGCCCACGTGGGCAGCTTCGTGCCGGCTGCTGCTGCGCGCATCGGCCCGCTGGACGGCATCTTCACCCGCATCGGCGCTTCCGACGACCTCGCCTCCGGGCGCTCCACCTTCATGGTGGAGATGACCGAGGCCTCGGCCATCCTGCACGGCGCCACCGAGCACAGCCTGGTGCTGATGGACGAGATCGGCCGCGGCACCTCGACCTTCGACGGCCTCGCGCTGGCCTTCGCCATCGCCCGCCAGTTGCTGGAGAAGAACCGCTGCCTGACGCTGTTCTCCACCCACTACTTCGAACTCACCCGTCTCAACGCCGACTACCCGGAATGCGCCAACGTGCATCTGGACGCGGTCGAGCACGCCCACCGCATCGTCTTCCTGCACGCGCTGGAAGAAGGCCCGGCGAGCCAGAGCTACGGGATCGAGGTCGCCGCGCTCGCGGGCATCCCGGCGGCGGTGATCCGCGACGCCAAGCGGCGGCTACGCGCCCTGGAAAACCGCGAGATCACCGGCGGCCCGCAGGCGGACCTCTTTGCCGCGCTGCCCGACAACGACCCCGAGCCGCCTTCCCACCCGGTGCTCACCGAACTGGCGGACATCGACCCGGACGCGCTCAGCCCGCGCGAAGCACTGGAGCGCTTGTACCAGCTGAAGAGGCTGGTCTCTTGA
- a CDS encoding fused MFS/spermidine synthase, translating into MSTPIDISEEAGVRYLHFGSEWIQGAMRIRKPNALELAYTREMMAGLLLRDPDGWPKTALVIGLGAASVTKFLYHHCPQLRIQVVEIEPRVVAAAHQFFRLPDEDARLAIHIGCGADYVLNTQRRFDYILVDGYDRNARAGVLDTLPFYQAVRSRLSDTGLMAVNLFGRSRGFRASLERIITAFEDRAIAFPSCDSGNVVAFGAAGEQIVLPASELRERAQQLKARTGMDLLPTVTRLEQAGSLPGGRLVL; encoded by the coding sequence TTGAGCACGCCCATCGACATCAGCGAGGAAGCCGGCGTGCGCTACCTGCACTTCGGCTCGGAGTGGATCCAGGGCGCGATGCGCATCCGCAAGCCCAATGCACTGGAACTGGCCTACACGCGCGAGATGATGGCCGGCCTGCTGCTGCGCGACCCTGACGGCTGGCCGAAGACCGCCTTGGTGATCGGCCTGGGTGCCGCGTCGGTGACCAAGTTCCTCTACCACCATTGCCCGCAGCTGCGCATTCAGGTGGTGGAGATCGAGCCGCGCGTGGTCGCCGCCGCGCACCAGTTCTTCCGCCTGCCGGACGAAGATGCGCGGCTCGCCATCCACATCGGCTGCGGCGCGGATTACGTGCTGAACACCCAGCGCCGCTTCGACTACATCCTGGTCGACGGCTACGACCGCAACGCCCGCGCAGGCGTGCTCGACACCCTGCCCTTCTACCAGGCGGTGCGCAGCCGCCTGTCCGATACCGGGCTGATGGCGGTCAACCTGTTCGGCCGCTCGCGCGGCTTTCGCGCTAGCCTGGAGCGCATCATCACCGCCTTCGAGGACCGCGCCATCGCTTTCCCGTCCTGCGACAGCGGCAACGTGGTGGCCTTCGGCGCCGCCGGCGAGCAGATCGTGCTGCCGGCGAGCGAACTCAGGGAACGCGCGCAGCAGCTCAAGGCTCGAACCGGCATGGATCTGCTGCCCACGGTCACCCGGCTCGAGCAGGCCGGCAGCCTGCCGGGCGGGCGGCTGGTCCTCTGA
- the iscU gene encoding Fe-S cluster assembly scaffold IscU translates to MAYSEKVLDHYENPRNVGSFGKDEEGVATGMVGAPACGDVMKLQIKVGKDGVIEDAKFKTYGCGSAIASSSLVTEWVKGKTIDQALEIKNTQIAEELALPPVKIHCSILAEDAIKAAVADYKKKHEA, encoded by the coding sequence ATGGCATACAGTGAAAAGGTCCTGGACCACTACGAAAACCCCCGCAACGTCGGCTCCTTCGGCAAGGACGAGGAAGGCGTGGCCACCGGCATGGTGGGCGCACCGGCCTGTGGCGACGTGATGAAGCTGCAGATCAAGGTCGGCAAGGATGGCGTCATCGAAGACGCCAAGTTCAAGACCTACGGCTGCGGCTCGGCGATCGCCTCCAGCTCGCTGGTCACCGAATGGGTCAAGGGCAAGACCATCGACCAGGCGCTGGAGATCAAGAACACCCAGATCGCCGAAGAACTCGCGCTGCCGCCGGTCAAGATCCACTGCTCCATCCTCGCGGAAGACGCGATCAAGGCCGCGGTGGCCGACTACAAGAAGAAGCACGAAGCCTGA
- a CDS encoding cysteine desulfurase family protein: MFAPTYLDWNATTPLDAVVREAMLPWLDGRFGNASSRHEYGRQARAAIDEARARVAAAVGAHPTEVVFTSGGSEANNLFIKGAAALMKPGLVAVSAIEHPCVREPARQLRRQGWTLREIAVDAEGRIDDADWQATMAARPALVSVMLANNETGVLQDIDALAVQTRAAGAWMHTDAVQALGKISVDFRALGVHALTLSAHKIGGPLGAGALVLDKRVELAPLIAGGGQERGLRSGTENVAAIVGFGVACERAIARQAEEATRLAALRDELEAALRAHDVTVFSAAARRLPNTVFFAVDGIDGETLVAKLDRAGFACASGSACSSANPEPSHTLLAMGVAPDTARGAVRVSLGRDTTAGDLERFRTCFAGTLEELKNLTAMAV, from the coding sequence ATGTTCGCGCCCACCTACCTCGACTGGAACGCCACCACGCCGCTCGACGCCGTGGTGCGCGAGGCCATGCTGCCCTGGCTGGACGGCCGCTTCGGCAACGCGTCCAGCCGGCACGAGTACGGCCGGCAGGCGAGGGCGGCGATCGACGAAGCGCGCGCCCGGGTGGCCGCGGCGGTTGGCGCCCATCCGACCGAGGTGGTGTTTACCAGCGGTGGCTCTGAGGCGAACAACCTCTTCATCAAGGGCGCCGCGGCGCTGATGAAGCCCGGCCTGGTGGCGGTGAGCGCAATCGAGCACCCCTGTGTGCGCGAGCCGGCACGGCAGCTGCGCCGGCAGGGCTGGACCCTGCGCGAGATCGCGGTGGATGCGGAAGGGCGCATTGACGACGCTGACTGGCAGGCCACGATGGCGGCCCGCCCGGCGCTGGTGTCGGTGATGCTGGCGAACAACGAGACCGGCGTATTGCAGGACATCGACGCGCTGGCCGTACAGACGCGTGCCGCGGGTGCATGGATGCACACCGACGCGGTGCAGGCGCTGGGCAAGATTTCGGTGGATTTCCGCGCGCTGGGCGTGCATGCGCTCACGCTCTCCGCCCACAAGATCGGCGGTCCGCTGGGCGCCGGTGCGCTAGTGCTGGACAAGCGTGTGGAGCTCGCGCCGCTGATCGCCGGCGGCGGACAGGAACGCGGCCTGCGCTCGGGTACCGAGAACGTGGCAGCCATCGTCGGCTTCGGCGTGGCCTGCGAACGAGCCATCGCACGTCAGGCGGAGGAGGCGACCCGGCTCGCGGCGCTGCGCGACGAACTCGAAGCCGCCCTGCGCGCGCACGACGTGACCGTGTTTTCCGCGGCTGCCCGGCGACTGCCGAACACCGTATTCTTCGCGGTCGACGGCATCGACGGCGAGACCCTGGTCGCCAAGCTCGACCGCGCGGGCTTTGCCTGCGCCAGCGGCTCGGCCTGTTCCAGCGCCAACCCCGAGCCTTCGCATACCCTGCTGGCGATGGGCGTGGCGCCCGACACCGCGCGCGGCGCGGTGCGAGTGAGCCTCGGGCGGGACACCACCGCCGGGGACCTGGAGCGTTTCCGCACATGCTTTGCCGGAACGCTCGAAGAATTGAAGAACCTGACCGCGATGGCGGTCTGA
- the cysE gene encoding serine O-acetyltransferase, with product MFEHLREDLASVRERDPAARSTWEVLTCYPGIHALILHRLAHAAWKRGFYWVGRFVSHLGRFLTGIEIHPGARIGRRVFIDHGMGVVIGETAEIGDDCTIYQAVTLGGTSLYRGEKRHPTLGKGVVVGAGAKVLGGFTVGDGAKIGSNAVVVKPVPAGATAVGNPARVLDPERDSAREQKAEQIGFSAYGVTRDMDDPVSKALHGLLDHAVETDRRFEVLVKRLEAAGFKLDGEVEATDAFDPSRLSKMVD from the coding sequence ATGTTCGAACACCTGCGTGAAGACCTGGCCAGCGTTCGCGAGCGCGATCCCGCCGCCCGTTCCACGTGGGAGGTGCTGACCTGTTACCCGGGCATCCACGCGCTCATCCTGCATCGCCTTGCGCATGCCGCCTGGAAGCGCGGTTTCTACTGGGTCGGACGATTCGTCAGCCATCTGGGCCGCTTCCTCACCGGCATCGAGATCCACCCCGGCGCGCGCATCGGCCGGCGGGTGTTCATCGACCACGGCATGGGCGTGGTGATCGGCGAGACCGCCGAGATCGGCGACGACTGCACGATCTACCAGGCGGTGACCCTCGGCGGCACCTCGCTGTACCGTGGCGAGAAGCGTCACCCGACGCTGGGCAAGGGCGTGGTGGTCGGGGCGGGCGCCAAGGTGCTGGGTGGTTTCACGGTCGGCGACGGTGCCAAGATCGGCTCCAACGCGGTCGTGGTAAAGCCTGTTCCGGCCGGCGCCACCGCGGTTGGCAACCCGGCGCGCGTCCTCGACCCCGAGCGCGACAGCGCCCGCGAGCAGAAGGCCGAGCAGATCGGTTTCTCGGCCTACGGGGTGACCCGCGACATGGACGATCCGGTCTCCAAGGCCCTGCATGGACTGCTCGATCACGCGGTCGAAACCGACCGCAGGTTCGAGGTGCTGGTCAAGCGCCTCGAGGCGGCCGGCTTCAAGCTGGATGGCGAGGTGGAAGCCACTGACGCCTTTGATCCTTCGCGTCTTTCCAAGATGGTCGATTAG
- a CDS encoding inositol monophosphatase family protein, translating into MHPTLNIAVKAARKAASIINRASNDLDLLKVQSKSPNDFVTEVDRAAEAAIIDVLREAYPEHAILAEESGEAGDAANAEYQWIIDPLDGTTNFIHGFPQYAISIAQTKNGVLEHAVIYDPNRNELFTASKGRGAYLNDRRIRVSKRVRLNESLIGTGFPFRQFDHVDAYLAMFKELTQKTAGIRRPGAAALDLAWVACGRIDGFWELGLSPWDMAAGVLLIQEAGGLVSDLAGEADYLTTGNVVAGAPKIFAQLLPIIQAWRPATMQA; encoded by the coding sequence ATGCACCCCACCCTGAACATCGCCGTGAAGGCAGCCCGCAAGGCGGCCAGCATCATCAACCGCGCTTCCAATGATCTCGACCTGCTCAAGGTGCAGTCCAAGTCGCCGAACGACTTCGTCACCGAAGTGGACCGCGCCGCGGAAGCGGCCATCATCGACGTGCTGCGCGAGGCCTATCCGGAACACGCGATTCTAGCAGAGGAGTCCGGCGAGGCCGGCGATGCGGCGAACGCGGAGTACCAGTGGATCATCGACCCGCTGGATGGCACCACCAACTTCATCCACGGCTTCCCGCAGTACGCCATCTCCATCGCACAGACCAAGAACGGCGTGCTGGAGCACGCGGTGATCTACGACCCCAATCGCAACGAGCTGTTCACCGCCTCCAAGGGCCGCGGCGCCTATCTCAACGACCGCCGCATCCGCGTGTCCAAACGCGTCCGCCTGAACGAGTCGCTGATCGGCACCGGCTTCCCCTTCCGCCAGTTCGACCATGTGGACGCCTACCTGGCGATGTTCAAGGAACTCACCCAGAAGACCGCCGGCATCCGCCGCCCCGGCGCCGCGGCGCTGGATCTGGCCTGGGTGGCCTGCGGGCGCATCGACGGTTTCTGGGAGCTGGGGCTGTCGCCCTGGGACATGGCCGCCGGCGTGCTGCTGATCCAGGAGGCCGGCGGGCTGGTGTCCGATCTGGCCGGCGAGGCCGACTACCTGACCACCGGTAACGTGGTGGCCGGCGCGCCCAAGATCTTCGCGCAACTGCTGCCCATCATCCAGGCCTGGCGCCCGGCCACCATGCAGGCCTGA